The following nucleotide sequence is from Coturnix japonica isolate 7356 unplaced genomic scaffold, Coturnix japonica 2.1 chrUnrandom919, whole genome shotgun sequence.
AGCCCGGCCCCCCGGTTTACTCTTAGTGGATGGCTTGGAACATTACATCCAATGGAGGCCCAACGCTGCAGCCCGTCTGGCCGCCATGTTGCTGGAGGCCTCCCGTGCCtcccatccccccacccccctcatTGCATCCCTCTGTCTGCCCCCcgtccccccccaccccacggGGCATCACGTGTTGCCCATCCTGCGCCGTTATTTCTTGGCTGAGTGTCACTTGAGACCCACCGATGGGACCCATATGGGGGTGGAGGTCTGTCTTATCCAGCCTGGAGGGGCCTCGAGGGGGTGGAGGGTGAGGTTTGGGGATCAGGGGGGGATCAGTGTCATggccagggatggggatggggatggaagtgatggaggtgggggtggggatggggatggaggggggagTCTGGGTGGTGATGTGATGCTGAGGTCACTGGGGGGGTGGTGACATGGAGAACAGGTGATGTGGGACCCAGGTGACGTGGTGACATGGAGCTGCCTTGTGATACAATGACATGGAGCTGAAGGGACTTGGAGCCCAGGTGACGTGGTGACATGGAGCCCAGATGATGTGGGACCCAGGTGACACAGTGACATGGAGCCCATGTGAGGAAGGACCCAAGTGACACGGTGACATGGAGCCCAGGTGACATGGAGCTACAGTGACGTGGGACCCAGGTGACACAGTGACATGGAGAACAGGTGATGTGGGACCCAGGTGACATGGAGCTGTGGTGACATGGAGCCCAGATGACATAAAGCACAGGTGATGAAGGACCCAAGTGACATGGAGACATGGAGCCCAGGTGACATGGTGGCATGGAGCTGCAATGACATAGGACCCAGGTGATACAGTGACATGGAACTGCAGGGATATGGAGCCCAGGTGATGTGGGACCCAGGTGACACGGAACCAAGTGACATAGAACCAGATGACATGGAACCCAGGTGACACGGAACCAGATGGCACAGAACCCAGATGACACAGAACCCAATTGACACCGAACCCAATTGACACNNNNNNNNNNNNNNNNNNNNNNNNNNNNNNNNNNNNNNNNNNNNNNNNNNNNNNNNNNNNNNNNNNNNNNNNNNNNNNNNNNNNNNNNNNNNNNNNNNNNNNNNNNNNNNNNNNNNNNNNNNNNNNNNNNNNNNNNNNNNNNNNNNNNNNNNNNNNNNNNNNNNNNNNNNNNNNNNNNNNNNNNNNNNNNNNNNNNNNNNNNNNNNNNNNNNNNNNNNNNNNNNNNNNNNNNNNNNNNNNNNNNNNNNNNNNNNNNNNNNNNNNNNNNNNNNNNNNNNNNNNNNNNNNNNNNNNNNNNNNNNNNNNNNNNNNNNNNNNNNNNNNNNNNNNNNNNNNNNNNNNNNNNNNNNNNNNNNNNNNNNNNNNNNNNNNNNNNNNNNNNNNNNNNNNNNNNNNNNNNNNNNNNNNNNNNNNNNNNNNNNNNNNNNNNNNNNNNNNNNNNNNNNNNNNNNNNNNNNNNNNNNNNNNNNNNNNNNNNNNNNNNNNNNNNNNNNNNNNNNNNNNNNNNNNNNNNNNNNNNNNNNNNNNNNNNNNNNNNNNNNNNNNNNNNNNNNNNNNNNNNNNNNNNNNNNNNNNNNNNNNNNNNNNNNNNNNNNNNNNNNNNNNNNNNNNNNNNNNNNNNNNNNNNNNNNNNNNNNNNNNNNNNNNNNNNNNNNNNNNNNNNNNNNNNNNNNNNNNNNNNNNNNNNNNNNNNNNNNNNNNNNNNNNNNNNNNNNNNNNNNNNNNNNNNNNNNNNNNNNNNNNNNNNNNNNNNNNNNNNNNNNNNNNNNNNNNNNNNNNNNNNNNNNNNNNNNNNNNNNNNNNNNNNNNNNNNNNNNNNNNNNNNNNNNNNNNNNNNNNNNNNNNNNNNNNNNNNNNNNNNNNNNNNNNNNNNNNNNNNNNNNNNNNNNNNNNNNNNNNNNNNNNNNNNNNNNNNNNNNNNNNNNNNNNNNNNNNNNNNNNNNNNNNNNNNNNNNNNNNNNNNNNNNNNNNNNNNNNNNNNNNNNNNNNNNNNNNNNNNNNNNNNNNNNNNNNNNNNNNNNNNNNNNNNNNNNNNNNNNNNNNNNNNNNNNNNNNNNNNNNNNNNNNNNNNNNNNNNNNNNNNNNNNNNNNNNNNNNNNNNNNNNNNNNNNNNNNNNNNNNNNNNNNNNNNNNNNNNNNNNNNNNNNNNNNNNNNNNNNNNNNNNNNNNNNNNNNNNNNNNNNNNNNNNNNNNNNNNNNNNNNNNNNNNNNNNNNNNNNNNNNNNNNNNNNNNNNNNNNNNNNNNNNNNNNNNNNNNNNNNNNNNNNNNNNNNNNNNNNNNNNNNNNNNNNNNNNNNNNNNNNNNNNNNNNNNNNNNNNNNNNNNNNNNNNNNNNNNNNNNNNNNNNNNNNNNNNNNNNNNNNNNNNNNNNNNNNNNNNNNNNNNNNNNNNNNNNNNNNNNNNNNNNNNNNNNNNNNNNNNNNNNNNNNNNNNNNNNNNNNNNNNNNNNNNNNNNNNNNNNNNNNNNNNNNNNNNNNNNNNNNNNNNNNNNNNNNNNNNNNNNNNNNNNNNNNNNNNNNNNNNNNNNNNNNNNNNNNNNNNNNNNNNNNNNNNNNNNNNNNNNNNNNNNNNNNNNNNNNNNNNNNNNNNNTGACACAGAACCCAATTGACACAGAACCCAGATGACACCGAACCCAATTGACACCGAACCCAATTGACACAGAACCCAATTGACACCGAACCCAATTGACACCGAACCCAATTGACACAGAACCCAATTGACACAGAACCCAATTGACACAGAACCCAACTGACACCGAACCCAATTGACACAGAACCCAATTGACACCGAACCCGATTGACACCGAACCCGATTGACACCGAACCCAATGTCCCCTCATCCCACACGACCCATTGGAGCTGCCACTCGCTGCCCTCCCTCCTTATCAGCCCCCTCACacccccctgctccccccccccatggcTCTGTGTGCTCTGATAAGACCTTATCACCCCCCCCAGACACGCCGTGTGCGCTCACAAGTGCTTTATTATATAAAAACCAAtgggaaaacaacacaaacgGCCCCAATTTGGTGTCCAAAAAGGGGGGGGACACACAGGAGAACCCCCATGAGACCGCTGTGTTCACACGTGTCCCCTCCGTCCTCGTGTCATAGTGTGACACGTCCTCGTGTGATGGTGAGTCCATGTGACGTCACTATGACGTCACCACTCCATCCTTGTGTCATGGTGAGTCCATGTGACATCACTATGACGTCACCCCTCCATCCTCGTGTCACGGTGAGTCCATGTGATGTCACTATGACGTCACTATGACGTCACCCCTCCATCCTCGTGTCACGGTGAGTCCATGTGACGTCACTATTACATCACTATGACGTCACCACTCCATCCTCGTGTGATGGTGAGCCCAATTGACATCTCTATGACGTGTCTGCTCAGTCCTCGTGTCATGGTGAGTCCATGTGACATCACTATTACATCACTATGACGTCACCACTCCATCCTCGTGTCACGGTGAGTCCATGTGACGTCACTATGACGTGTCTGCTCAGTCCTCGTGTCATGGTGAGTCCATGTGACGTCACTACTACATCACTATGACGTGTCACCTCCATCCTCGTGTAATGGTGAGTCCATGTGAGGTCACTATGATGTCACACCTCCATCCTCGTGTCATAGTGTGACACGTCCTCGTGTCATGGTGAGTCCATGTGATGTCACTGTTACATCACTATGACGTCACCACTCCATCCTCGTGTGATGCTGAGCCCAAGTGACGTCACTATGACGTGTCTGCTCAGTCCTCGTGTCACGGTGAGTCCATGTGACATCACTATGACGTCACTATGATGTCACACCTCCATCCTTGTGTCATAGTGTGACACGTCCTCGTGTGATAGTGAGCCCAAGTGACATCACTATGACGTGTCTGCTCAGTCCTTGTGTCATAGTGAGTCCATGTGATGTCACTATGATGTCACACCTCCATCCTCGTGTCATAGTGTGACACGTCCTCGTGTGATGGTGAGTCCTTGTGAGGCCACTATGAAGCGTCCCCGCCATCCTTGTGTCATGGTGAGCCCAAGTGACATCACTATGACATGTCTGCTCAGTCCTTGTGTCATAGTGAGTCCACGTGACATCACTATGACGTGTCACCTCCATCCTCGTGTCATTGTGAGTCCACGTGACGTCACTATGACGTGTCACCTCCATCCTCGTGTCATGGTGAGTCCATATGACGTCACTATGAGGAGTCCACTCCATCCTCGTGTCATAGTGTGACACGTCCTCGTGTCATGGTGAGCCCAATTGACATCACTATGACGTGTCTGCTCAGTCCTTGTGTCATAGTGAGCCCACGTGACATCACTATGATGTCACTATGACGTGTCACCTCCATCCTCGTGTCATGGTGAGTCCATATGACGTCACTATGAGGAGTCCACTCCATCCTTGTGTCATAGTGTGACACGTCCTCGTGTGATGGTGAGTCCATGTGAGGTCACTATGAAGCGTCCCCTCCATCCTTGTGTCATAGTGAGCCCACATGACATCACTATGACGTCACTATGATGTCACATCTCCATCCTTGTGTCATAGTGTGACACATTGTGTCATGGTGAGCCCAAGTAACATCACTATCACGTGTCTGCTCAGTCCTTGTGTCATAGTGAGCCCATGTGACATCACTATGACGTCACTATGATGTCATCCCTCCATCCTTGTGTCATAGTGACCCCACATGACATCACTATGACGTCACTCCTCCGTCCTCGTGTCATGGTGAGTCCATGTGACATCACAATGACATCACTATGACGTCACCCCTCCATCCTCGTGCCATAGTGAGTCCATATGACATCACTATGCACCCCCTCCATTCACTGCCCCCCCATCACATTGGGGGTGTCCCCAACCTGGCGCTGGGGGGGTTATTGGTGACAAAGCTGGGGGGCTAAGGGGCCTGGCCATGGGGGACAGCTGTGGGGGGCATGGGGGGGTAAAATGGGGGCGTTTATTGGGGTTGCTTTGGGGAtgggtgggggggatggggataATATAGGGGTATGGGGGCACAGGGGTAGGGGGCTTGGGGTGGGGCGTGACATGGGGGGGGGTAAAGGGTGGCATGGGGGGACGATTGGTGGcatgggggggggatatgggggcatTTGGGGGGTAATGGAGAAACTGGTGGATAAAATGGGGCAAATTATGTGGTGGCTGTTGGGGATGGGGGATAGGGGGAATGGGTAAAAGGGGGGGGCAATCGGGCGGCTTTTGGGGGTCCAGGGGGTAAtgtggggggctggggggggttaatggggggcatgggggggcattggggtgatggggggaaaaaaaataaaaatgggggCATttgggggtgatatgggggtaAATGGTCGGGCATTATTGGTGGctttgggatgggggggatggggtgaATATaagggggtaatggggttattgggggggtAATGGGTATATGGGGGGCGGGTGGCATATAAGGGGGGGTGAATGGGGCAATTGGGGTCATGGGCGGGGTAAATGAGGGGTCACTGGGGGGGTCGGGACCATGGGGGGTCACAGAGCCTTGTCCCATAGGAgcctgcagagaagctgtggccAGCAGTGCCGGGCCCTGAGAGGGAGTTTGAGGGGTCTGCTTCCAGCTCTATGGGTGGAATTTTCccggtggggggggggcattaAATCAAGGAGGGGGGGTGATTAATTAAGGGGGAGGGGGTTAagttctatgggggggggggggttttcctcctcttcctgggTGGGTTGATGTTATTGGGGGGGGGACCGATCTGCTGGGGGTTGTTGTcgggggggggtgaggggcgGGAaccaatgggggggggggatgaacCTCAATGgagtgctgggggggggggggggttatttCAGATGGGGGgggtggttggggggggggctaCCCCAATGAAGGGGCGAGAAGGTGCtgggcggggcggggggggggggggggcatttTTTATCCTAATGTGGGGGGGGGTATAACCCATATAACGTTGTTTGGGGGGTGCTGAATAGGAGGGGGTGGCGGTCAGTGGTGGGTTGGGGGTGACTGAATCCTCAAGCTGACCGTAGAAATGAGAGTTGGGGGGggcgcgggggggggggggggggggggggcgggggggctACCCATGAGAATTGACTTTGGTTTTATCTTACCGCCGTATCTAAGATAGATGTTAACCGTGCCGTCGCGCCCTCCTCTTTTACCCTCACTTCTTAGCCATATGAGTTGTTGGACGTTTACAAGCGGTTTAGT
It contains:
- the SWSAP1 gene encoding ATPase SWSAP1 — its product is MAAILEQALGPERAEPGPTWPLLVLGPVGSGRTALLLRAALAGGGDGPRVLYMAPTAPTRIPNGGGGEHRALQRLELRYPPTLAALTQELAAMATRARPPGLLLVDGLEHYIQWRPNAAARLAAMLLEASRASHPPTPLIASLCLPPVPPHPTGHHVLPILRRYFLAECHLRPTDGTHMGVEVCLIQPGGASRGWRVRFGDQGGISVMARDGDGDGSDGGGGGDGDGGGSLGGDVMLRSLGGW